The genomic window gactgctgcttttatttctttaaatgacAGCAAAGGGCGCCCTGGACTTTTATTACAGCCCAGTTTTTATTAATACCGATTGAGTTTATTGTCCAATCTTCCAACTCACATCCGTCTCATGCCTCAGAAATACTGCTCAGCTGGAAATACGGTGATACTTTGGCATTTTAGGACCGAATTCACCGTTTTGTGTTTTGTCACAACCGCGTCTGTGGAGTTAAAAGCTCGTTGGCGCAAAGTCCAAGCGGTGTTGGTGTCTAATAAAGACTCCGTGTGTTAGTTTAGTTGAGAATGGCGCAGAATAAATAAGTATGATCCGGTGTGCGCTTCAACTTCAGCAGTCGCTGCTGTCTGGCCATGTTGGTGCTGCACGGTGCTGGTTATCGCGCACACGCCATGAAAAACACGGCGCAAAGCGAACCAGAATAAAGCCGAGATTATTCCCCGAGTTGGACACACGGACTCCCTCCCCCCGTGGTCCGGTAAGATTTGGGAAGCTGGTGTAAAACGTGTCGGTTAGTGGTTTtatttgccccccccccccttttcgAAGGAAACCCCGCAGCCCGTTGAACCGATAcgggttttttttcctccacaaaaTGGCAGCCGTGTTGTCGGCAGCCTGGCAGTCCAGCCGCTGTCTGTGTGCGCGGAGGGACGGAGGAGCCTCCGGTCCCTCCTTACTCCCGCTCTGCACACCGGCAGCTCGTCGTGCTGTTGTTTTGGTGAGACGTCCTGCCTTGTTCTGGAGACTGGCGGACAGCCATGTGGGCTTAAAAGCAAAAGGAGTTGCCATAGAAACGCTCAGGTTTCCCCATAGCCTGTGTGGCACACCTGACGCAGTGAATGGGTGTCTCCTATCACCCCCTCTCACCCCGGGGCGCCACAGACCCCGTGCCTAATATTATTTTCCACCAAAAAATTCTCAATTTCGACAAAACTGTCATGTTTTTAAAGTGGAGCGGCCACAAAATATCCAATTTTACTGAGAGGTGTGTGACACAGATGGCAAATATATCATGAAGGGTAGCCTAGATTCATGTTTAACGCGTAATTGGTTCGATTTGTTTTATAGTTATTAGcctataatatatatattcctGTCTCAAATTACACTTTCAGTCCATTTTGGCACAGTTAAGCGCCGCATTACGCGTTTAACACCACATTATCCACACCGATTCTGCAGAATGCGTCCAAATCAGGACGCATGCAACCTTGAATATTCTGTCTCTTTTATGGAGCTGAGAAACCTCTTAATTAAAGCGGGTGTGTGGGTCAACCAGCTCTGCCCTGTTCCTCTGATGCTGCCATGTGTTAACCCACGCTGATTTAAGATGAAGCGGAGGAGAGAGGAGCGCGCAGCTCCATCGATCTCTCCGTGCAAGTGATTGATTTATGATTACCCACTGCGCCTTGGTCAGGTGACTCCGTGGCGCTGCCGCCTATCAATCCGCCACCGAGCTCCTTCCCCTTTGCTTATTATGGGATTAGCATAAAAGATAATGTTGCTTTAACACAGtcaaacaaacagcagtttttttcccttctcctCCAAATGGTCCCTCTCTCCGCTGTTGTAAAAGAAACCTGTAGCCCATCTGATCCCTGCTCGCCGGCCATGCATGCATTGTTTTGACttgctcctttttttccctccttccaCGCAGGATTGTTGTTCCCCTTCTCTCAACATGCATCGGACCACAAGGATAAAGATTACCGAGCTCAACCCTCACCTCATGTGCGTCCTGTGTGGAGGATATTTCATAGACGCAACGACCATCATCGAATGTCTTCACTCATGTGAGCAAACAGACATTTTCTGGTGCTAACAGGAATCTCTCCCTCATGTttccctgcacacacactttgattTTAACTGTTTACTGTCAAAGCTGCAAATGAGATTTCTCTTTGACAACAAGTCCTTAAACCAGCTTTAACCTCACCCACTCAGATTCAGGATATCCTCTCAGATCACATCTGAttgacagtttttcttttttttttggtttgcagTTTGCAAGATGTGCATTGTGCGCTACTTGGAAACCAGCAAATACTGTCCCATCTGTGATGTACAAGTGCACAAAACCAAGCCTCTGCTCAACATAAGGTGAGAACTGTGCTTATTaaattttctgcatcttttcccccagtttctgtttattgtttttgaatatagattttatttattgaggCAAAGGAGTCTCTCCTTAAGAAGCCGTATCCAGTGGAGTGAACTGTTGCACATTCATATACTTTTTACACTCATTCTAACATTGTTTTCATGTATTGTGGTTGCTTTTTAACGCACcctgggttttaacagatctggggaaaactgcattctcctactctgcaccttggacatggaGCAATCTCCAAAAGATCCAAAAttagaaatatatatatccactgatgaatttaagggcatcacaAAGAacgtggtgacagagacatatGCTTGTTTGTCttgaggccactatgtttgaatagttttatatgttgcatttgttgccaggtctctcttgtaaaaaaagattttcaatctcagtgggacttcctgCTTAAATAaagcttaaataaataaataaaaatgttaggCAGCTACAACAGTAGTTTAAACATCCTTTGTTTCCTCTTCTTGCCCTTTGTGGTTTTCCCTTTTGTTTCCCTGTTAAACAGTAGGATCAGCCAGTGATTGGTTACAAATACACAAGACACAAGAAACATAAATGTGCAAATCTTCTTATAAGCTTGGTTGAACTGGAACGCTCTTCTTTTTGGTAGTGTGAGCTGCAACTGTTAAATATTCCTCTGTCTCAGTGACTTGACTGaagtttctcttcctctctgtaggTCTGACAAAACTCTACAGGACATTGTGTACAAGCTGGTCCCTGGCCTCTTCAAAAGTAAGAGCTGTAGACAGTGTGGCTGTATCTGGCGTGTGTTTACTTTCATTCTGATTCTGCATCTGCACACATTCTCCAGCCCTCCTTTGATCAGTCCTTTCATTTGTAGTCAGCCATGCCGGATCACCACACAACTCCTGCAACTCAGAagtgaagaaataaaaatggatacagtttatgttttatattatgttacacacattcatttaaCTTGATCAAAACAGTTTggattttcagtgtttttcactACGTTTGTAATCTGTTACAAGAGCGATGCTGTGGTTGCAGAGCCGAGATCATATCTGCTGCCATATCTTTGTCAGTCTGTGTCATGCTGATTGAACCTCTCAAAAAATAGGTCAGGCAAAACTCCACTCCTTTAAATGGCTAGTCACCGTTACAACACTCCTACGGGGGAGAGTAATATGATGAAATGGATGTGTGAGGTGTGTCAGGAATTGAAGCATTAATTTTGTGACTTGTTACATCTCTACCACTGCTCTGATGTGATTTCTGTTACTGTGTAATTTAACAACTagatttaattttctgtcaaaacTGAGAAGGTGAACATGCTTGTAACTGCTCGTCTTTCTAAACATCCTCAGATgaaatgaagaggaggagagactttTACGCGGAGCACCCTGTAGATGGTGAGTTAGAAAGCATGCTGTTTGTGTTAGAGAAGTTTTGGatgaaataaaatgcttaatttTCTCTCTGTAGGTGTTTCACCGCAGATCAGTGGTccttattatgtttttgtttcgttgtttatttttctaatttccattcatctgtgtgtgtgtgtgtgtgtgtgtgtgtgtgtgtgtatttgtgtacagCGTCTAACGGATCAAATGAGGACCGTGGAGAGGTGGCAGACGAGGACAAGAGAATAATCACAGATGATGAGATCATCAGCCTCTCTATTGAGTTCTTTGATCACAGCAGGTAggctttgttttttggttttgttcccATATTTACTgatgctgcatttttttaacGTATGAGTGCTCGTTCTTGAGAGAGAAGCAAAGGTTATATTTATTACAGTTATAGTGACGGTTAAATTATGTAATTATAATATCATAATATGCCTAAGAAAACATTTAGGGATGTGTGTTGTCATGTGTGTGACCTGAGCTTGTTTAGATTTGAAACACATATTGTCTCAGAGGGACACTGAATTATAATTGATCAGATCCAGCTTGTGTTCATGGACCCATCAAGACCCTCTGCTGTCCTGCATCAGGAAGCATTCAGTCCTTACATCCTGCACGTTTAGTTTTCCTACTGTCCAGCACAGTAGATATACAGCTCAGTCATATCCTGCTAAATTACgtcatatacacacatttcCCTCAGGTTAAAAAATTGGCTTTTTCCCAATAATGGTTTCAGGATATCACTTTGTCACCATGTAGGCTCCTTTTTAAGGAAGTGACTGATAGATATTAACAGATTGTCCCTCACCCCTCACTGTGTCAGCCTTAATCACATTATTTCAagatatttttctgtattttcttgtaattattttatattttgcaatgtgtcaacctttttaaaaaaataaaataaaataaaaattcaagGCTGTTGGCATGAGTCATAAGCCACATTTGCGAGTGTCAAATATAGtttcaagaaaagaaaaaaaaaacttcagtaAGGCTGTATGTGGGGGGGGAAAAATAAAGCAATAAAGTGTACTCTTCGTACTCTTCATTCCAGTGGTAAATCATGTCCACTATATATATCTCATGTAAAATATCTTCTTGTTTTTGCTATTTTAGCCTGTTACTGCAGGTAGATATGATGTTGGCatatgaaaagttaaaatatacaaaaatataaatattagaaATTTAAAGTTGTTGGTTTGATTCAGAAACCCTTCAAGTCTAAAGTTGTTATATATTATTGTGGGTCTAATAACTGTCCAACAACATACAACAACAAAGGCCCTGGAACTGAAACAGTGGGTTAATGCAGTGGTGGAAACAGCATCTTATGAATGTTTGCTCAGTAGAATAAATGGCAATCGGGAGACAGAAGTATTTCCTTGGGACTAGTTATGGACTCATATCAAAATGGAAGATAAGCCCACATATTTATGATCCTGCTCTGTGATTATGTGACCCTGTAGAGTGATGTATGAGGACGCATgtgtgacatgtttttgtttgttagtttgtttccttCTAGACTCATTTGTTAATTTTCTTTATGTCCTGGAGTCCACCTCCATATGATGCTTGTATGCCTGGAAAATAATATACGTATGCCATGTACTGAGCCTTTTAATCCAATAAAACCTTgaattataaaaagaaaaacataaatatcacagagctgtaaagtgatgaacattttctctgttttcattcTGTGCAGACTGGGAGGTTCAGTGGAGGACAAGCAGTCTAAAGATCAGAATACGGCAAGTtgattttggccacattctccTCTCTGTCAGCATGATTATATTTCTTGTTAACAGAACAATATAAGAATGACACATGCTGCAGATTCCTTTttaaagcagccaaatttttttaattttccccTTTTGTGAAATCCATCACATTTTaactaaacatttccttttgaaaaatggccacagtgtttttgtaaagcaaattATTTTCCTGCTTTTAAGGTGGACCAGTGTGCAGTCATTTAGATGCTTAGTCACTCTCTACAAATCCACCTtcatacaaatatattttcctGTGTGTAATTTTCAAATGCTTGCAATGTGCAGGTGGCAAACAAGAGGTACCTGCAGTGTCCAGCAGCCATGACAGTCATGCATCTGAGGAAGTTTCTGCGCAGCAAAATGGACATCCCAAACGCctaccaggtctgtttgttcatttatttatttatctaactTTCTCTCTAATAAAAACTGGACATTTAAGCTTGAATATGAGCTGCTGTCAATCCAAGGGAAAtgttatatttaattttatttcaaacttttatttaaatgcagTTACTGTTCGATTGAAATTAAAGTGTACTCATTTTTATTCTCTCTGTAGGTTGAAGTCATGTATGAAGACGAGCCTCTGAAAGATTACTACACGTTAATGGATATAGCGTACATCTACACTTGGAGAAGGGTACGAGATCTTAGACTTGATTTCAGTTGATTTGTTTAAGTTGTCTAACAGTCATAAATCAACTGTTTATATTTTTGCCTTTTTACATGTGATATTGTACTGATCATTTGAAGACATCTGCACTGTCGGATATATTTACCTGCTGGGgcatacattaaaaaacaccttgtgatttattgtaaaaaaaaaaaaaaggaaaaaaaagaggtgtTTATTACAGCAAAATATTCATTTTGAAATGAGTGTATCAAGATTTTATCATGCTAGATAATCAATTAAAGATCATGCATTTTGATTTAAGTTGTATCAAATATAGCAACactgcacagaaaaaaatatcttatcaTAGCCTATAAGGGTTCCTGCACCTTTGTTATAATTGGTGCACCAATGAGACACTAATGAGGTcgattttaaaaatatatttttctttttttctttaatactTTTAAATCATAAGATACAGACTGAAGGAATGCTGTTGGATGGGGTATGGTATATGGACTACTGTATATTTCcagctttttaatttttgttgtaGACCCACATGGTGGTTATTCCcagagaaatggaaaaaaatgacctgaaaatatATTTCGCCTAATAATTGTTACTAAGACGAGAGCGGTGATTCATCTGTCCTTCCGAATATATTTTCAAACATCAcgcattttgatttgatttgcatCAAATATAGCAACACTGCACTGAAAAAAGTCTTGTTATAGCCTATAGGGGCTCCTGCACCTTTGTTATAATCAGTGCAGACACTAATGAGGTcgatataaaaatatgtttttcaatatttttaaatcataaaataCAGACTGCATGAATTGTACTGATGGATGGTACAATGATATATAGGCTACTGTAAATTTACAGCTTTTTAATTTGGCTTGTAGACCCACATGGTGGTTATTCCCAAAGGAATAGGAAAAAATGCcctgaaaatatatttaataattgTTAATAAGACAAGAGAGAGGTGCTTCATCTGTCCTTCAGAATATATTTTCAAATATCACACATTTTGATTAGAGTTGGATCAAATATAGCAACAttgcacagaaaaaaatacattgtcaGCCTTTGTTATAACTGGTGCAGACACTTGTGAGGTCAgtttaaaaatatgttatttttcaataggctatttttaaatattaaaatacagaCCTGCCTATTGTACATTTCCTGCTTTTTAATTTAGGTTGTGGTGGTTATTCCCAGAAGAATGGGAGAAAATGCcctgaaaatatatttaataattgTTAATAAGACAAGAGAGAAGTGCGTCATCTGTCCTTCAGAACATATTTTGATTAGAGTTGCATCAACTATAGCAACActgcacagaaaaaaagtgttgttaTAGCCTTTAAGGGTTCCTGCACCTTTGTTGTAATTGGTGCAGACACTAATGAGGTcagtttaaaatatgtttttattttttcaatatttttaaataataaaatacagactGCATGAATGTTTTTGCGAGGGAATAGTCTGGTTTAGACACTGTTGTTTCGCGTACTGTAGTACATTTCCTGCTTTTTAATTTGGGTTATAGACTcccatggtccccagaggaatGGAAAAAATAcgtgaaaatatatatttgataaTTGTTGCTAAGACAAGAGAGAAGTGCTTCATCTGTCCTTCAGAATATATTTTGTTAATATAAGTGTTTGCTATTTTAATTTGGATTATTACCAGGTTTTTATTTGGCAgtagattaaaaaataaagtaatgaaagaatatgaatgaatatgaatgaatgaatgaatatcagcCTATTTGGATAAATGTATTTGGAGATAATTTTGTTGTATTAAAAATATGATGTCAAGAATATGTTTGAATTTAAGGTTATATTTATGATGCATTTGGTTTTGGTTCACTTGTTATAATGTTCACTTGTGTTTCTTTAATCCCTGTGTGGCAGAACGGCCCTCTGCCGCTGAAGTACAGAGTCCGGCCCAACTGTAAGAAGATGAAGGTGAGCCACGCGCAGCAGGAAGGCCAGAACAGCGCGAGCAGATCCGGTCCGGAGAGCGACTCCGCCAGCGACAAAGCCGGAAGTCCCGCCGGGGCTCCGTCCACGTCCTCGTCGCTGCCAAGTCCCGGCACGCCTGCGCAGTCTCCGCACCCGCAGCTCCCGCACGGCCCCAATAACTGGACCCCGGCCGCCCCCGCCCCCGCCCCTGCCGCCCCTTCGACCCCCAGCCGGTCCTTCACGCAGTTCGGCAGCGGCGGCAGCGGCGGCAGCAAACCCCGGAAGGTCTCCCTGAACGGCTCGGCGACCTCCTCCGGATGACGCGGGGCTCCTCACCGGACCAGCCAACGCCAGACACCCGCTCAGCTAATACTGTTTTCATGCCAACGTAGTTCCATTGTGTAGACAATGttctctctatttctctctctccatttgTTGTTCTGAATATTATGGCATCATATGTAAGTTTAAACGTAGCGGAATCAgagacatttcaaaataaaaggacagAGGAAGTCGGGTGGCGTGGGAATTAATATGAACGCAGATTTTgatgttgattaaaaaaaaaaaagaaagttggaAAGAAGGACGAGCATTTATCCCATTTTAAAGCTACATCTTTATTTTACAGAAGTGACTGAAGATAgacttttatattttctttttttccagattAAACGTGTTTATCATGATTATTTCATGTGTGTTGGGATATTTTGAAACTGTCGGTTTAAACATGCATGCTCATGATGACACTTTTCTTTTATGGAAGAGGATTCTGCGTGTTTGGCCCCACGCGTCTCATTTTGACGGGTTTTTGGAAGTGTTTTCAGGCGCTGTTGGCTTCACGGGAAACCTGGAGGGAAGAATTCAACTTTAAATTGCCTTTTACTGGAAAAGTTTCTTGTAGCTGCAGTGGAATCGGATAGCTTATATCCTCCACTTCTTTAACACGTTACAAGCAGTTTTAGAGGATCCACGTGTAAATAGAAACAAAATGCATATTTAATCAGCGATGATGTTATTCTCTTATTCCCCCCTTTGTCCTGAGGGAATGACTTGGGCTCCTTGTTCGGCTCCATTTCATGCTCAAcgacagatgttttgatgtctCCCGTGTTTTCCGTATTTGTATCGCTCGATTGTATGGACAACTTATTGTATTGTTACTGTTGCACAGTATAAAACatctaaataaaacattttacactTATAGAGGAAGTCAGCTCTTTGTTTAATGGAGGCCCATCAGTCAGGCTGGTGTTTTGCATGAACAAATAAAGGAGTAATTGAAACGTGCAGACGGTGCAGAGCGCCAGATGTCAGCAGGGATGGAGATAACTCGGTTATGGAGGCCAGCTCTGCATCTCTGAGGTCTGGGCCGTGATCCAATCATGTTTCTGAATACACTCAATGAAGATGGAAGTCTTTTTGATTTCTGAGTTTGTATTGATGATTTATAACATGAGTAATTGCGTTTTACTGCACTGAGATGCAGCGgttttaaaggaaaattaaCCAAGGACCCTGCGTAATTTGTCAACGAGGCAGCAGTTTactattttatatttcataaaACAATTTCAGTGTGGGTTTTATTCTCAAATAACGCTCTTTGTCGCATTTTAGGCATTTTATAATTATAAATGCCACTAAAATGacgattttttttaaaataataaaatttcttttcatttttaaaattctttgGATCAAAATCTTTTATTTCGAAACTGaattaatcattaaaaaaataaaaaatcaacatACACAGCTGCGATGtttaaaccacaaaaaaagACGCGTTAATAAAATCAAGCCTAACAAAAAagcttaaatataaataaataaataaatgtaacctAGATAAGTCAGGCAGGCGGGCAGCAGGATTTAAGAGTGAATCAATTAAACTTCGGTGACAGAAGGAACATTATCAAACTATCAGCTGACGTGTTTTTCCATAACCAGTGTTTCACAGTGCAGCTTCACACCTCATAACATTATAAAGTCATAAAGTCATAAATCGAAAATAGGCCCATTGCTTTGTCGGATTTTAATACACCTTATAACCTTGTGTGGGGTTTAACTGAGTGATAATGGGGTTTCttaaatttaatataataattatccgtcggtaaaaaataaaaaacgcCCAAACGGAACCGACAACACGTCGCAGTTAGCCCATttactgtctttttcttttaaataataacaaaatctGAGAATAATCCGATTACAAATGCGAGTTGAAGATGTTGGTGGGCTCAATGTTTCTTTTAAATTACACATAAAAACAGGAAATTGTTGTTACTGTCACAGAAACTTTAAAAAAGGatagaaaaaaggaaaaagtagGCCCTGTAGGCgcaataataaatatttaatcGGCACACTGCCATCTGAATCAGCTCatctaaaatatatttcattcGGTCATTCAGTTGTACCAAAATTACTGGACTTTAATttaatcattcatttattaCTGTTTAAGTGGCATTTACACATTGTGTCACATCATCACATCGTCTTCATGAAGGTGACTGagagagtttttaaaatgtcgtCCCTctgtttattcacatttattGTTAAACTTAACAAGACGCctaaacaaattacacatttctgTAACACTGATTATGTCACCTATCCGTCTGAGGAGGACAGAACGTTTAAACATATTTCAAGGAGGCGTGGCATTAAGATAACTGACAGGACCTTTGGATGATTGGGAGAGCACATATAACTGTTTTAGGCTGGTGTAAGCATATTCAGTGCACTGTTCATTTCATAATTTCGCATGCACACTTTTCTTTGCCTGCTCGTCATCATGAATTAAGACTCCATGTATATTTCTGTCCACCCACAACTCATGCAATATAAAGCTGTCTTTCCTCACTCCTACACCCTCCTTTAATTCTCTCCCACCAAATTTCATTGAACACATTTAACTGAGgtgtaaaaaaatattgaaattcattgaatacatttaaacagaaatatgtgagttgggaaaaaaatcaacacattTAATTGAGGTTAAAAATGCTACTTTAAAATGGTTTGGCTTAGATGGTGTGTTAGTTTACACTTGGTGCTTTGGGTCTGCAAAACACAGCCAGCAAAATCCAGCCAGCTGAGTGTAAATGGTTAAAGACAACCTACTATCATTTAGAATAAAATGATAAGAAATGAACTTCTCAGAAAAGTCTTTCAtaataaaagacattttaatatcaTCATTTAAAATACAATCTCTCTCAGTGTGCAAATGGGCCCTTGTTTTTATAGTTATAAAATATTTATGGTTGATTATTGTTCTGAACACATGAGGAGGTTGGTAAGCATTAACCTAAAACATACACAGCAATAGTTCTCCATTGAAAGGTTGATAATTTTCTTTATTAGCAAAGCCTTTGAACacatcacaaaataaaaacttaaatccaaaaacagacacatgaaataaacacattttactgaTCAATCAAGTTTCCATCAAAGGTTTGTAAAATATATGAGCTATGACAATTTTATGACCTTATGATGAAAACTAGCTCAAGTCATTTTCCTTGCCTAATGCACTGCAGGgtcaacttcctgtttgattCTCACCCCACCCACCTACGTAATGTCACAGTCATGAAGGCGTGGCTGAGAAAATCAAACCTTTGTTTGCTATATATATTTtaagtctatctatctatctatctatctatttatcacagtaaaaatttaaaatgaaaaattatatatataatctatttttctttttttttgctgtgacagCACAAATAGGTAAAATCTGCATAGTTATAACTTTATACTTTATATATATTGTATAGTAATCTTGTCTCATTTGACCTTATGTCCCAGTCATCCTTAATTCACCctatatctatctatttatttatgtatttatctgtcacagtaaaaaaaataaaatatgtataaaatatatagcctatatatatttacatatatataattttacatttatataaataaaatttatttagtgtttttttttttttgctgtggcaGCACAAATAGGTCCTATCAACAGCccacatttaattaaaaaaaattttttttaatgttaataataatgatgaggATTATTTTGGCCATAACCAACCACTCCTTTTAAACCGGGTTACAaactgcagaggaggagagaggaagttATTCAGGCGGGTCATCTGAGgacacactcctgcagcaggcaaaagctgaaaaagagaagaagaaaaatctcATCTCATGAACTGAAATGAACAATGCACCTCACAGTCTGAATCCTGCACACACTGTAGTCAGCGTTTTGACACCATCAGCCGCCTCAGTCTCACGGTCCTGCTTTCCTGTGACTCGTGGTGAACAACGGTGTGGCCGCAGTGTGCGACACATCCGCAGTTGTGTTGTGGcggcagcagagaggaggaagcagCACAGAGctctcacactgagcacatgcaGAGGGGCGAGCGGACTCGGGGAGTGTCAGGGTGATTCATCTTTTCAATAGACGATCTTTGGCAGGAGCGACATTCTGCTTCCTGCCTGTTGCCTAGCAACACTTAACAACACTATCAAACCCTAACCTGGAGACCGCCGGGAGAAAAACTGCATTGAATCCTGTGATAAATTCAGTGTATTTTCAGCCTGGGAACCTGCATTAAGATTTGGAGATACATATTAAGGAAGGTTTTCCATCAGGGTGACAATGAGTCAACGTCAGATCATCCAAGGTGAGATCTGTGAGCTGGTCTTTCCACAAAAAGAACTGTTAAAAGCCAAACtgactgtttgtgtctgtgtgcagtgtTTGAGCAGTATCAGAAATCCAGGATGCAGTTTGTGCAGACGGTTGCAGATCTGGCAGCCAGACCTCAGAACACAGACATCCTTCAAAGTGCTGGTAAGAAACAGGATTGTAACCACTGAGACTGTGTTAGCTCTAGCTGCCAGTGTTTACTCCTCCATTCTCCTTTCAGGTGTGATGTCCCTGCTGCGGCCCCTCATGCTGGACGTGGTCCCCAGCATCCAGCAGACGGCAGCTCTGGCTCTGGGCCGCCTGGCTGACCACAGTGATGACCTGGCCGAGGCTGTGGTGAAGGAGGACATCCTGCCCCAGCTGGTCCACTCTCTGTCCTGGCAGAATGTCAGTATCCTCTGATCATACATGTGCTAGTTTACAAAAGAATAGCGTCAGTGCCACAGATGCAGCCAGATATGTCAGAGACAGCCAACACACCAACATGTAGTTCATCTCCTCACAGATCACACTCTGCCTTCCATTTACTCCTTCACttaatatgtttttcttttaaatttaaaactacGATTTTGTATTAATACTTTGTTGTTGATTGTTCCTGAAGTGTCATGCC from Epinephelus lanceolatus isolate andai-2023 chromosome 20, ASM4190304v1, whole genome shotgun sequence includes these protein-coding regions:
- the bmi1a gene encoding polycomb complex protein BMI-1-A isoform X2, translating into MHRTTRIKITELNPHLMCVLCGGYFIDATTIIECLHSFCKMCIVRYLETSKYCPICDVQVHKTKPLLNIRSDKTLQDIVYKLVPGLFKNEMKRRRDFYAEHPVDASNGSNEDRGEVADEDKRIITDDEIISLSIEFFDHSRLGGSVEDKQSKDQNTVANKRYLQCPAAMTVMHLRKFLRSKMDIPNAYQVEVMYEDEPLKDYYTLMDIAYIYTWRRNGPLPLKYRVRPNCKKMKVSHAQQEGQNSASRSGPESDSASDKAGSPAGAPSTSSSLPSPGTPAQSPHPQLPHGPNNWTPAAPAPAPAAPSTPSRSFTQFGSGGSGGSKPRKVSLNGSATSSG
- the bmi1a gene encoding polycomb complex protein BMI-1-A isoform X1; amino-acid sequence: MNKDCCSPSLNMHRTTRIKITELNPHLMCVLCGGYFIDATTIIECLHSFCKMCIVRYLETSKYCPICDVQVHKTKPLLNIRSDKTLQDIVYKLVPGLFKNEMKRRRDFYAEHPVDASNGSNEDRGEVADEDKRIITDDEIISLSIEFFDHSRLGGSVEDKQSKDQNTVANKRYLQCPAAMTVMHLRKFLRSKMDIPNAYQVEVMYEDEPLKDYYTLMDIAYIYTWRRNGPLPLKYRVRPNCKKMKVSHAQQEGQNSASRSGPESDSASDKAGSPAGAPSTSSSLPSPGTPAQSPHPQLPHGPNNWTPAAPAPAPAAPSTPSRSFTQFGSGGSGGSKPRKVSLNGSATSSG